In the Candidatus Paceibacterota bacterium genome, one interval contains:
- a CDS encoding NAD(P)H-dependent oxidoreductase, with protein MYIPVILGTGREGRRSEKAADFMLKKVLEKGIESEIIDVKDYGLRFTDGTGESSESKKFAERVKKSNALIIVSPEYNHGYPGELKIMMDMLYKEYAKKPIGFCGVSIGAFGGIRAVEQLRQVAIEFHMLPIRESVYFSNIGKLFDEKGNIKDETYHQKSEVFLSELMGYAEKLSF; from the coding sequence ATGTATATCCCTGTTATACTCGGAACCGGAAGAGAAGGCCGCAGATCTGAAAAGGCGGCGGATTTTATGCTTAAAAAAGTTTTAGAAAAAGGAATTGAAAGCGAGATTATAGACGTTAAGGATTATGGATTAAGGTTTACAGACGGAACAGGAGAATCTTCTGAATCTAAGAAATTTGCAGAAAGAGTAAAAAAATCAAATGCTCTTATTATTGTTTCTCCGGAATATAACCATGGATATCCGGGAGAGCTTAAGATAATGATGGATATGCTTTATAAAGAGTATGCTAAAAAGCCAATTGGATTTTGCGGAGTTTCTATCGGAGCTTTCGGCGGAATCAGGGCAGTTGAACAGTTAAGGCAAGTTGCAATTGAATTTCATATGTTGCCGATAAGAGAATCCGTTTATTTTTCAAACATCGGGAAATTATTCGATGAAAAGGGGAATATTAAAGACGAAACATATCATCAAAAATCAGAAGTTTTTCTCAGTGAACTTATGGGATATGCTGAAAAATTAAGCTTTTAA
- a CDS encoding glycosyltransferase encodes MKSDIKRKKRKILLISFHSLLFRHGGVSTYIETLLSHLDYEVKIITLFKKGDLKEKKGIDNEICLGIKRILPGLCIIGPKSLFSLIKYIKEAEIVHFNPIKIWELFPFFLSVIMKKKTVTTYHGNFIETNYFLFKKIGWPVEYLRLRILYSLFVPFSTKNIFLTSSQKEKICNFLPKKIKNSSKNVVIPNFLNENFISLKKRRLKKNLKFLFVGRLTREKGFKDLIKISNKTKILLSFAGEGKPINQDNKNLSYLGILGREEIKNTYDDNDILILPSYTEAFPMVILEAMARGLVILVSDIPGMREIIKEKRNGYFFLPGDFEKIEKIVTYLRSNPKEVKRISENNLKDIQKFTAKKQITKYIQLYESVLKDIQLKNENKSQSLLFLNLKKKRILVSIVIPVFNREKTIKRALSSAANQTYENTEIIVIDDGSTDKTAEIVKNFSKKVKKGKIKYFYQKNKGASAARNLGVLKAKGDYLSFLDSDDEYLPEKIERHLSKALQYKSDFSICNEIQMRDNFFYIKNKIKKEKITLSFNSFIEKFLSYSTISTLIKRDVFLEYMFDERLKAFEDTDLILRYLKKNNIVLIKDVLVKIYKSSKEPRLSSDPKARVGGLNEMIFKLNRGDYGIEEESLKNKLFFTLYCQVGIYNILGKNYKEARKGLIMAGKTKNVPATKKARYFILSIFLLYPPFMPLVVYFGKILWRLRIVEAK; translated from the coding sequence ATGAAAAGCGATATAAAGCGCAAAAAGAGGAAAATTCTTTTAATTTCTTTTCACTCTCTTCTTTTCCGTCATGGAGGCGTTTCTACATATATTGAAACGCTGCTTTCTCATTTGGATTACGAGGTTAAAATTATAACCCTTTTTAAAAAAGGAGATTTGAAAGAAAAGAAGGGGATTGATAATGAAATTTGTCTGGGGATAAAGAGGATTTTGCCCGGCCTTTGCATAATAGGGCCAAAGAGTCTTTTTTCTCTTATAAAGTACATAAAGGAAGCGGAAATTGTTCATTTCAATCCCATTAAAATATGGGAACTTTTCCCTTTTTTCTTATCGGTAATAATGAAGAAAAAAACGGTTACAACGTATCACGGAAATTTTATTGAAACAAATTATTTTCTTTTTAAAAAGATTGGATGGCCGGTGGAATATTTAAGGCTTCGTATCCTTTATTCACTATTTGTTCCTTTCTCGACAAAAAACATTTTTTTAACTTCTTCCCAAAAAGAGAAAATATGTAATTTTCTTCCCAAAAAGATAAAAAATAGTTCGAAAAACGTCGTAATACCGAATTTTTTAAACGAAAATTTTATTTCTTTAAAGAAAAGGCGTCTAAAAAAGAATTTAAAGTTTTTGTTTGTCGGTCGATTGACCAGGGAAAAAGGATTTAAAGATTTGATTAAAATTTCAAATAAAACTAAAATACTCCTCTCTTTTGCGGGAGAAGGAAAACCGATAAATCAAGACAATAAGAATCTTTCATATCTTGGCATTTTAGGAAGAGAGGAAATTAAAAACACCTATGATGACAATGACATTCTTATTCTGCCCTCATATACGGAAGCTTTTCCGATGGTAATTCTTGAGGCAATGGCAAGGGGGCTTGTTATTCTTGTTTCCGATATTCCTGGAATGCGGGAGATAATAAAAGAAAAAAGGAACGGTTATTTTTTCCTTCCCGGCGATTTTGAAAAAATAGAAAAAATTGTCACTTATTTAAGATCTAATCCTAAAGAAGTAAAAAGAATTTCGGAAAATAATTTGAAAGATATACAAAAATTTACCGCAAAAAAGCAAATTACAAAGTATATTCAACTTTATGAGAGCGTTTTAAAAGATATTCAATTAAAAAATGAAAATAAATCGCAGAGTTTGCTTTTTTTAAATTTAAAAAAGAAAAGGATTTTAGTCAGTATTGTTATTCCTGTTTTTAACCGTGAAAAAACAATTAAAAGAGCGCTTTCTTCGGCAGCTAATCAGACATATGAGAATACGGAAATTATTGTTATTGATGACGGTTCTACGGATAAAACCGCTGAAATTGTTAAAAATTTTAGCAAGAAAGTTAAAAAGGGGAAGATAAAATATTTTTACCAAAAAAACAAAGGGGCATCGGCAGCAAGAAACCTTGGCGTTTTAAAAGCAAAAGGAGATTATTTGTCTTTTTTAGATAGCGATGACGAATATTTGCCGGAAAAAATTGAGCGTCATTTATCAAAGGCTCTTCAATATAAAAGTGATTTTTCAATTTGCAATGAAATTCAGATGAGAGATAATTTTTTCTATATCAAAAATAAAATAAAAAAGGAAAAGATTACTTTGAGTTTCAATAGTTTTATCGAAAAATTTCTTTCTTATTCTACCATTTCAACCCTTATAAAAAGAGATGTTTTTTTGGAATACATGTTTGACGAGCGTTTAAAAGCTTTTGAAGATACAGATCTTATTTTAAGATATCTTAAAAAAAACAACATTGTATTAATTAAAGATGTGCTTGTTAAAATATATAAAAGTTCAAAAGAGCCAAGATTATCGTCTGATCCAAAAGCAAGAGTGGGCGGTCTTAACGAAATGATATTCAAATTGAATAGGGGCGATTATGGCATAGAGGAAGAATCTTTAAAAAACAAGCTTTTTTTTACTTTGTATTGTCAGGTGGGAATTTATAATATTTTGGGAAAAAATTATAAAGAAGCGCGAAAAGGGCTTATAATGGCCGGTAAAACCAAAAATGTTCCAGCTACTAAAAAAGCAAGATATTTTATATTGTCAATTTTTCTATTATATCCTCCTTTTATGCCTTTGGTTGTTTATTTTGGAAAGATTTTATGGCGTCTTAGAATTGTGGAGGCAAAATAA
- a CDS encoding glycosyltransferase family 39 protein: MAFLKKYSKYVFLTGFFLLIIGSLNFQLLRNIVFLRAIQNLILLSQGYIITLTALFCFFSFYLNRKELEEKSQRKEEENKINEERLGKEFSLKFPRLNKVPFFGNIGKWIYKEDWQGIGLILVFFIFLLTRLYYNDFVNGSDNHNVLAIKNVYENGVSFYRYHKITDFFMLKMVQLFGFNLFSIKIPFLFYSFITLIFIHLTGRLISKKIGLLSAFLFAISPWAIIQSRITRDYSFDLMIGSIAIYFSILLYKKIQENNDLSKRLKHVISFCFIPFAIILLWKYNRVQVLTTGIYPFAAAIFIFPVFFLHKIKENIRYVKIAYFINIISAIIAMAYLIDIFSFEFGLRKPDYTFLKMLFDPLIDSPWQWFYGSNIGVQFLIFFFILGIFLFNKDKKRKNCMFVLFFSLALGLFFFIFKHESHIDYIPSRYIYFLFVPYVIIFSNAILNLLNISGNKILKTAIIIGLLLLVNYTSLLYSINPSIAYKREGISNLKIDNIGIGRFYTKEAANFLEEMGVNNDTVLVLDGRHEEFSIYLNRPMDDKRKVTRKERTIWGYNVSKNVYIQSNYYKYFELKKAVKEHDKGIFVSSEIFIKDDLTNKKTYLRDGNFYLYDTSFKFIKNIGKYRIYSWVNA; the protein is encoded by the coding sequence ATGGCATTTCTGAAAAAATATTCCAAATATGTCTTTCTGACCGGTTTTTTTCTTCTTATAATCGGCTCACTCAATTTCCAGTTATTAAGAAACATAGTTTTCTTAAGGGCAATACAAAATTTAATATTGCTTTCTCAGGGATATATAATTACATTAACCGCATTATTTTGCTTTTTTTCTTTTTACCTTAATAGAAAAGAGCTGGAAGAAAAATCCCAGAGAAAAGAAGAAGAAAACAAAATCAACGAGGAAAGATTAGGAAAAGAGTTTTCTTTAAAATTCCCCCGATTAAACAAAGTCCCTTTTTTCGGAAATATTGGAAAATGGATTTATAAAGAAGATTGGCAAGGTATCGGACTTATTCTTGTTTTTTTTATTTTTCTCTTAACCCGGCTTTATTACAATGATTTTGTTAATGGATCAGACAATCATAATGTACTTGCAATAAAAAATGTTTACGAAAACGGAGTTTCTTTCTACAGATATCATAAAATTACCGATTTTTTCATGCTTAAAATGGTTCAACTTTTTGGATTCAATCTTTTCTCAATTAAAATTCCCTTTCTTTTTTATAGCTTTATTACCCTTATTTTTATTCACCTCACCGGACGGCTTATTTCAAAAAAAATAGGGCTTCTTTCCGCCTTTCTTTTTGCAATTTCTCCTTGGGCTATAATTCAATCAAGAATTACAAGAGATTACTCTTTTGACTTAATGATTGGGTCAATAGCTATATATTTTTCCATTTTGCTTTATAAAAAAATACAAGAAAATAATGATTTAAGTAAACGGTTAAAACATGTTATATCATTCTGTTTTATCCCTTTTGCTATTATACTCCTCTGGAAATACAATCGCGTTCAAGTGCTTACAACAGGAATTTATCCCTTTGCGGCGGCAATTTTTATATTCCCGGTTTTCTTTTTGCACAAGATAAAAGAGAATATAAGATATGTAAAAATCGCCTATTTTATCAATATCATTTCCGCAATAATCGCCATGGCTTATCTTATTGATATTTTTTCCTTTGAATTTGGATTAAGAAAACCTGACTATACTTTTTTAAAAATGCTCTTTGATCCGCTTATTGATTCTCCTTGGCAGTGGTTTTATGGGTCAAATATCGGAGTACAATTTTTAATATTCTTTTTTATTCTTGGCATTTTTCTTTTTAACAAAGATAAAAAAAGAAAAAACTGCATGTTTGTTCTTTTTTTCTCGCTGGCTCTCGGACTATTCTTCTTCATTTTCAAACATGAAAGCCATATCGATTATATTCCTTCAAGATACATATACTTTCTCTTCGTTCCGTATGTAATTATATTTTCAAACGCTATTTTAAATTTACTTAATATTTCAGGAAATAAAATTTTGAAAACAGCTATAATAATCGGACTTCTTCTTTTAGTAAACTATACTTCCTTGCTATATTCCATAAATCCTTCTATTGCCTATAAAAGAGAAGGAATATCCAATTTAAAGATAGATAATATAGGCATTGGCAGATTTTATACAAAAGAAGCGGCAAATTTTTTAGAAGAAATGGGAGTTAATAACGATACCGTGCTGGTTCTTGACGGAAGACACGAAGAATTTTCTATCTATTTGAACAGGCCAATGGACGATAAAAGAAAGGTAACAAGAAAAGAAAGAACGATTTGGGGATACAATGTGTCTAAAAACGTCTATATACAATCAAATTATTATAAATACTTTGAGCTTAAAAAGGCTGTTAAGGAACATGACAAAGGAATCTTTGTTTCAAGCGAAATATTCATTAAAGACGATTTAACTAATAAAAAAACATATCTTAGAGACGGCAATTTTTATCTCTACGATACTTCTTTCAAGTTTATAAAAAATATAGGAAAATATAGAATATATTCCTGGGTAAACGCCTGA
- a CDS encoding tryptophan-rich sensory protein: MKNNLFFKLLVSLGLSGLAGAIGSIFTVSAISNWYIYLNKSALNPPDFVFGPVWTILYIFMGIAMFLVWQKGLEKKEVRTALKVFLFQLFLNILWSVFFFGFKDIFAAFFGIIALWFAVLATILSFAKISRLAFWLLIPYILWISFAAYLNYSIWLLN; this comes from the coding sequence ATGAAAAATAATCTTTTTTTTAAATTATTGGTTTCTCTCGGCCTTTCGGGTCTTGCGGGAGCAATTGGTTCTATATTCACTGTTTCAGCTATTTCTAATTGGTATATTTATCTTAACAAGTCCGCTCTTAATCCGCCTGACTTTGTTTTTGGCCCTGTTTGGACGATTTTATACATTTTTATGGGAATTGCCATGTTTTTAGTTTGGCAGAAAGGATTGGAAAAAAAGGAAGTAAGGACTGCATTAAAGGTTTTTCTTTTTCAGCTTTTTTTAAACATTCTTTGGTCCGTTTTCTTTTTTGGCTTTAAGGATATTTTTGCCGCTTTTTTTGGAATTATCGCTCTTTGGTTTGCCGTTCTTGCAACGATTCTTTCTTTTGCTAAAATTTCCAGATTGGCATTTTGGCTCTTGATTCCATATATTCTCTGGATAAGCTTTGCAGCTTATCTCAATTATTCTATTTGGCTTCTTAACTAA
- a CDS encoding glycosyltransferase has translation MKNNPKISIIMPVYNVETFLSEAIESVLNQTFYDFEFVIINDGSTDNSLEIIKNYEKKDSRIVLLDNKENLGITKSLNIGLNKARGEYIARMDGDDISEKERIEIQYDFLKKNRDIFLVGAGSREIDENKKLISIFNPLTDKEKIRNKLLKENCLRHSSIMFRNENIFYREKMKYAQDYDLFLMLLSFGKKITNVPYPLVKYRIRRNSISGRDVGKQNLFAKKAREFYKERLKYGKDSYDKFDPMEILSIDIEKTTDKSALIAQMRISFKFNNFEKGRKLCREYFRQYGFLNRIIFYYIISLLGVSFINLIRRTFFYRLIKNIF, from the coding sequence ATGAAAAACAATCCCAAAATATCAATAATAATGCCGGTTTACAATGTTGAAACATTCCTTTCCGAAGCGATAGAATCTGTTTTAAACCAGACCTTTTATGATTTTGAATTTGTAATAATAAATGACGGATCAACCGACAATTCTCTTGAAATTATCAAAAATTATGAAAAGAAAGACAGCCGTATTGTTCTTTTGGATAATAAGGAAAATCTCGGAATAACCAAATCATTGAATATCGGACTAAATAAAGCAAGAGGGGAATATATAGCTAGAATGGATGGAGATGACATATCGGAAAAGGAAAGAATTGAGATTCAATATGATTTTCTAAAAAAGAACAGGGATATTTTTCTTGTTGGGGCCGGATCAAGAGAAATTGACGAAAACAAAAAGCTGATTTCAATTTTTAATCCTTTAACTGATAAAGAAAAGATAAGAAATAAGCTTCTTAAAGAAAATTGTCTTCGTCATTCTTCAATAATGTTTAGAAATGAAAATATTTTTTACAGGGAAAAAATGAAATATGCCCAGGATTATGATCTTTTTTTAATGCTTCTTTCTTTCGGAAAAAAAATAACAAATGTTCCTTATCCTTTGGTAAAATATAGAATAAGAAGGAATTCTATTTCAGGAAGAGACGTTGGAAAACAAAATCTCTTTGCTAAAAAAGCGAGAGAATTTTACAAAGAGCGCCTCAAATACGGCAAAGACAGTTATGATAAATTTGATCCAATGGAAATACTTTCCATTGATATTGAAAAAACAACGGACAAGTCAGCTCTTATTGCCCAAATGAGGATAAGCTTCAAGTTTAATAATTTTGAAAAAGGAAGAAAACTCTGTAGAGAATACTTCAGACAATATGGATTTTTAAATAGAATTATTTTTTACTATATTATTTCTCTTCTTGGCGTTTCTTTTATTAACTTAATAAGGAGAACTTTTTTTTATCGGCTTATCAAAAATATTTTCTAG
- a CDS encoding glycosyltransferase, with product MKNNPKISIIMPVYNVETFLSEAIESVLNQTFYDFEFVIINDGSTDNSLEIIKNYEKKDSRIVLLDNKENLGITKSLNIGLNKARGEYIARMDGDDISEKERIEIQYDFLKKNRDIFLVGTETKRIDEKGTVFGIFKPVFTKNELMKNILENNLIYHPTIMMKNKKDLFYREKMHYVEDYDLYLRLISEGKKLDNISLPLLKYRIREDSICISKAGKQNLFAKKAREFYKERLKYGKDSYDKFDPMEILSIDIEKTTDKSFLEAEAEASFRSNNFKQLRKISRKYFRYYGFFNKTGFYYIISFAGIYLVDLARKIRRLPRNIFYIFLYFL from the coding sequence ATGAAAAACAACCCCAAAATATCAATAATAATGCCGGTTTACAATGTTGAAACATTCCTTTCCGAAGCGATAGAATCTGTTTTAAACCAGACCTTTTATGATTTTGAATTTGTAATAATAAATGACGGATCAACCGACAATTCTCTTGAAATTATCAAAAATTATGAAAAGAAAGACAGCCGTATTGTTCTTTTGGATAATAAGGAAAATCTCGGAATAACCAAATCATTGAATATCGGACTAAATAAAGCAAGAGGGGAATATATAGCTAGAATGGATGGAGATGACATATCGGAAAAGGAAAGAATTGAGATTCAATATGATTTTCTAAAAAAGAACAGGGATATTTTTCTTGTTGGGACGGAAACAAAAAGAATTGATGAAAAAGGGACTGTTTTTGGAATATTTAAACCTGTTTTTACCAAGAATGAACTTATGAAAAATATCCTGGAAAACAATCTTATTTATCATCCTACGATAATGATGAAAAATAAAAAAGACCTCTTTTATAGAGAAAAGATGCATTACGTTGAAGATTATGACTTATATCTAAGGTTGATTTCTGAGGGGAAAAAGCTGGATAATATTTCTCTGCCTCTTTTAAAATACAGGATAAGAGAGGATTCAATTTGCATAAGTAAGGCCGGAAAACAAAATCTCTTTGCCAAAAAAGCGAGAGAATTTTACAAAGAGCGCCTTAAATACGGCAAAGACAGTTATGATAAATTTGATCCAATGGAAATACTCTCCATTGATATTGAAAAAACAACGGACAAGTCCTTTTTAGAAGCAGAAGCAGAAGCTAGTTTTAGATCGAATAATTTCAAACAATTAAGAAAAATATCCAGAAAATATTTCAGATATTACGGTTTTTTCAATAAAACGGGATTTTACTATATTATTTCTTTTGCCGGAATTTATCTTGTTGATCTGGCAAGAAAAATCAGGCGTTTACCCAGGAATATATTCTATATTTTCCTATATTTTTTATAA
- a CDS encoding DUF5671 domain-containing protein: MENKNLENEKREITPKHFFLHIFTIIMLYLFTVNLIVLLFQYINFLAPDLLSRAVSSFVNKEIIRFSLSSIIIIFPVFFLSSWLLQKSYKNNPAVEKMKIKKWLVYFTLFIGAIVVVFNLVTAVLWFLNGEITLRFMLKSLSLLVVIGLIFTYYGRDTKEKISSSERKYWAAGVIFIFFLMVIGGFFLAGSPQKERLSRFDRQKIEDLNGIQWQIVSFFQKKERLPEDLVELEDLISGYRVPKDTQNDKPYEYFIKGEDSFELCAEFNLASDEEEFMVYFYDYNWSFSHGPGRECFIRTIDKEIYPSLTPDGRKIP; encoded by the coding sequence ATGGAAAACAAAAATTTAGAAAATGAAAAAAGAGAAATTACGCCAAAGCATTTTTTTCTGCATATTTTTACGATAATAATGCTTTATTTGTTTACGGTTAACCTTATTGTTTTGCTTTTTCAGTATATAAACTTTTTGGCTCCTGATTTGCTTTCCAGAGCAGTATCTTCTTTTGTAAACAAAGAGATAATCAGATTCTCTTTATCCTCAATAATCATTATTTTCCCGGTATTCTTTCTTTCTTCATGGCTTCTTCAAAAAAGCTATAAGAACAATCCGGCAGTTGAAAAAATGAAGATTAAAAAATGGCTTGTTTACTTTACTCTTTTTATTGGGGCAATTGTTGTTGTTTTTAATCTTGTAACAGCTGTTCTTTGGTTTTTAAACGGAGAAATAACCCTTAGGTTTATGCTTAAGTCGCTTTCTCTTCTTGTTGTTATCGGATTGATTTTTACTTATTATGGCAGGGATACAAAGGAAAAAATAAGTTCTTCTGAAAGAAAATATTGGGCAGCGGGAGTTATTTTTATTTTTTTTCTTATGGTTATTGGAGGATTCTTTTTGGCCGGGTCTCCTCAGAAAGAAAGATTAAGCCGGTTTGACCGTCAGAAAATAGAAGACCTTAATGGTATACAGTGGCAGATTGTTTCTTTTTTTCAAAAAAAAGAGCGCTTGCCTGAAGATTTAGTTGAACTTGAAGATTTGATAAGCGGATACAGAGTTCCAAAAGACACTCAAAACGACAAGCCATATGAATACTTTATAAAAGGAGAAGATTCTTTTGAGCTGTGTGCAGAATTTAATTTGGCCTCTGATGAAGAGGAGTTTATGGTTTATTTTTACGACTATAACTGGTCTTTTTCCCATGGACCGGGAAGGGAATGCTTTATCAGAACAATAGATAAAGAAATATATCCTTCTCTTACCCCTGACGGAAGGAAGATTCCTTAA
- a CDS encoding glycosyltransferase, with the protein MKNENYILITPVKDEERHIADVIDSVLNQTVKPKLWIIINDDSKDNSLKIIINKTKDFSFVKIISKKINKDYNWLGYGKVIKEGIDYCKENNIFNSEIRYLGILDSDIEVEPDYFEKLISVFQKDKSFGIISGGIYEKTNKGWKLFNKGEMPAGGARLYNISALKEIDFLKETPSPDTVSNIKIKNRGYKLLSLEKIRVFHKKNTLRKPKRIFMFGKSRYILGAGWLHTIAVSIQRSFTKKPFLIGGIVYFLGYFGSFLKKEKRIEDKEIIQYWKDFWKRSIDLKNLRISRYFCFNLNTDLKNTTLLIGSGRSGTTIISNIINYQNSFRYLFEPFKLEKEMFSGKHGSYLRPGQYDQKKHKIIEKILSGRIQSFQVNKFNKKLFSRKRIIKDISSHFMVGYIKKNFPQVSIVTLIRNPFAVIDSQINNNWQYGFVKSNELIEDYFKKQKELIYNVYTKGSEYEKNMLWWCVRNYVLIKETPKKELITFYEEYIFNPEKEIRRLFYYLNIEYKKNVLSVLKKPSQTSSEKNIRKERLLCKWQERIPDEEIKKCKKIISAFNLDKIYGDFKKPSREGLANFLNENK; encoded by the coding sequence ATGAAAAATGAAAATTATATACTAATAACTCCGGTAAAAGACGAAGAAAGGCATATTGCCGATGTTATTGATTCTGTATTAAATCAAACCGTAAAGCCGAAGCTTTGGATTATAATAAACGATGATTCAAAAGACAACTCGCTTAAAATTATTATTAATAAAACAAAAGATTTTTCTTTTGTGAAGATAATTTCAAAAAAAATCAACAAAGATTATAATTGGCTTGGGTATGGCAAGGTAATAAAAGAAGGAATAGATTATTGCAAAGAAAACAATATTTTTAATTCAGAAATAAGATATCTTGGAATTTTGGATTCTGACATTGAAGTTGAACCTGATTATTTTGAAAAACTGATTTCAGTTTTTCAAAAAGACAAATCTTTTGGAATAATCAGTGGAGGAATATATGAAAAAACAAACAAAGGATGGAAACTTTTTAATAAAGGAGAAATGCCAGCCGGAGGAGCAAGGTTGTATAATATTTCTGCTCTGAAGGAGATAGATTTTTTAAAGGAAACTCCGTCTCCTGACACTGTTTCTAATATAAAAATAAAAAACAGGGGATATAAACTTCTCTCTTTGGAAAAAATCAGAGTCTTCCATAAAAAAAATACGCTGAGAAAACCAAAAAGAATCTTTATGTTTGGTAAAAGCAGATACATTTTAGGCGCAGGATGGCTTCATACTATTGCTGTTTCTATTCAGAGGTCTTTTACAAAGAAACCTTTTTTAATCGGAGGTATCGTCTATTTCTTAGGTTATTTCGGCAGTTTTTTAAAAAAAGAAAAAAGAATAGAAGATAAAGAAATAATTCAATATTGGAAAGATTTCTGGAAAAGAAGCATTGACCTGAAAAATTTAAGAATTTCAAGGTATTTTTGTTTTAACCTAAATACTGACCTTAAAAATACCACTTTGCTTATTGGTTCAGGAAGAAGCGGAACGACTATAATTTCAAATATCATAAACTATCAAAATAGTTTCAGGTACCTGTTTGAGCCGTTTAAACTTGAAAAGGAAATGTTTTCTGGAAAGCATGGCTCATATTTAAGACCTGGGCAATATGATCAAAAGAAACATAAAATAATAGAGAAAATATTATCGGGTAGAATTCAATCTTTTCAGGTAAACAAATTCAATAAAAAATTATTTTCAAGAAAAAGGATTATAAAAGATATAAGCTCCCATTTCATGGTTGGCTATATAAAGAAAAATTTCCCGCAGGTTTCAATAGTAACATTAATAAGAAATCCTTTTGCCGTTATTGATTCCCAGATAAATAATAACTGGCAATACGGCTTTGTTAAAAGCAATGAATTGATTGAAGATTATTTTAAAAAACAGAAAGAATTAATTTACAATGTTTATACAAAAGGAAGCGAATATGAAAAAAATATGCTTTGGTGGTGTGTTAGAAACTATGTTCTTATAAAAGAAACTCCGAAAAAAGAACTCATAACTTTTTACGAAGAATATATTTTCAACCCGGAAAAAGAAATAAGAAGGTTATTTTACTACTTGAATATTGAATATAAAAAAAATGTTCTCTCGGTTTTAAAAAAACCTTCTCAAACTTCAAGTGAAAAAAATATAAGGAAAGAAAGATTACTTTGTAAGTGGCAAGAAAGAATTCCAGATGAAGAAATAAAAAAATGCAAAAAAATAATTTCTGCTTTTAATCTTGATAAGATTTATGGTGATTTTAAAAAGCCTTCAAGAGAAGGACTAGCTAATTTTTTGAATGAAAATAAATGA
- a CDS encoding serine hydrolase — protein sequence MKKKILIIFLLLLFSFSLKANASSVLIEEKRFELLKQIEFLQKEVQRLMLLISKYNIEKEISAHSYIVMDISNNSIILGKNTDKLYPIASVTKLMNAVITIENINTTKTITLTEKMLKPLGYSPSLFLGLNIDVKNLLKASLIQSTNDAAEALTYFLEEGKFLELMNKKAEELGMDNTKFYDSHGLNPLNRSTSKDLVKLLLYIHKNHPEILEIGKDDNFWLPDNTGRMLKFKNVNNFYNIPEFIGGKTGYLPEAKQTLASLFDVKEKPIAIVLLYSENRQTDTLKILNWLKK from the coding sequence ATGAAAAAGAAAATACTTATAATCTTTCTTCTTTTGCTTTTTTCATTCTCTTTAAAGGCAAATGCAAGCAGCGTTTTAATTGAAGAAAAAAGATTTGAATTACTAAAGCAGATTGAATTTCTCCAAAAAGAAGTTCAACGGCTTATGCTTTTGATTTCCAAATACAATATAGAGAAGGAAATCAGCGCCCATTCCTATATTGTGATGGACATTTCAAACAATTCGATTATCCTTGGAAAAAATACAGACAAGTTATACCCTATTGCTTCTGTCACAAAATTAATGAATGCCGTAATTACCATTGAAAATATTAATACAACAAAAACAATAACCCTAACGGAAAAAATGCTTAAACCCTTAGGATACAGCCCTTCTCTTTTTCTAGGGCTTAACATAGATGTAAAAAACCTTCTTAAGGCGTCTCTCATACAATCAACAAACGATGCCGCCGAGGCCTTAACTTATTTCTTAGAAGAAGGGAAATTTTTAGAATTAATGAATAAAAAAGCAGAGGAGCTTGGAATGGACAATACCAAATTTTATGATTCGCACGGATTAAATCCCCTCAACCGCTCTACTTCTAAAGATCTTGTAAAACTCCTTTTATATATTCACAAGAACCATCCTGAAATACTGGAAATAGGAAAAGACGATAATTTCTGGCTCCCGGATAACACAGGAAGAATGCTTAAATTCAAAAACGTCAATAACTTTTACAATATTCCCGAATTTATAGGAGGAAAAACCGGATATCTCCCGGAAGCAAAACAAACATTGGCTTCTTTGTTTGATGTAAAAGAAAAACCGATTGCCATTGTTCTTCTTTATTCTGAAAATAGGCAAACGGACACTCTGAAAATCTTAAATTGGCTGAAAAAATAA